A region of the Zhihengliuella halotolerans genome:
GACACCGCTGCGGACTTCACCGCGCTGCAGGACGTCGAGGACGTCCTGCAGGCGATCGTCCGGCGGACGCGGGCGTTGACCGGCACCGACATGACGTACGTGAGCCTCAACGACCCCGACCGGCGCGAAACGTCCATCCGGCAGTCGGACGGCGTCGCCACCGCGGCCTATCGCACACTGAAGATGCCCCTCGGCACGGGCATCCTCGGGCAGATCGCGACCGGGCTCGCGCCGTACCAGTCGGCCGACTACCTGGAGGATCAGGACCTCAAGCACGTTCCGCGGGTCGACGAGATCGTCCGCGCCGAGGGCGTCCGCGCGATCATGGGCGTCCCGCTGACGATCCACGGCCGCGTCATCGGAGCCCTCGTCGTCGCCGAGCGGCACTCCCGCCGATTCACGACCGAAGAGATCGATCTCGTCGATTCGATCGGCACCCACGCCGCCGTCGCCCTCGACAATTCGATGCGTTTCGAGGCCACCGAACGCCTCACCCGGGAGCTCGAAGCGCGGCAACGGCAGATGACCGTTGACATCGAGCACCTGCAGTCGGTGCGTGATCTCGACCGCGAGCTGATGGACGTCGTCATGGTCTCGCCGGATGTCCAGGAGCTCCTGTGCGTCGGCGCAGCCGCGCTCGGCCGCGAGCTGAGGGTTGTCTCGACGGACGGCATCGAGGTGAGCGCCGCACCGGACGGCAGGACGTCGTCGTCCGTCGGTTCCGGCGACCCGGAAGCGGTTGTCCCGCTGCGCGCCGGCGCGGACGAGATCGGCCACCTCGTGTCCCCCGGGCCGGCGAGCGAAGCCGACCTCCTCCTCTTGGAACGCGTCGCAGTGCACGCCGCTCTGGCCCTGCTCTTCTCCCGGGCCGCAGAGGACGCCGATCTGCGGCGTCAGTCCGAGCTGATCGACGACCTGCTCTCACAACGAAATTTGCCCCGCGAGCACGTCGAACGCCGGATGCGCCGCTGGGGGCTGGACCCCTCGAAACCCGTCCACGTCGTCATGTTGACGCCGCCTCTCGAAGATCGACGCCCCTGCCTCCGTGCGCTGCGCGGCGCGTCGGCCCGCAGCGTCGCCATCGACCACGGGAGCCACATCTGCCTCGTCACAACGGACGCCGGCTGGGAACCGGCCGTCCGGCGCGTCTTCGACGATCACCGTTGGCGCCTCCAGGCGGGCGCCGCCGCCACGGTTGCAGGGCCGGACGGGCTTCCGGACACCCACCGGACCGCCGAGTTGGCGCTCGGGACGCTGGTGAATCTGGACCGAGGCGGCGTCGCAGAGGGAACCGACCTCGGCTTCTTGGGTGCGCTGCTCGACCTGGACCAGCGGGGAGACTTGCCGCGGCCGCTGACTTCAAGCGTCTCACCGCTCGTCGACTATGACCGGCGGCGTGGCACGGACCTGGTCCGCACCGCCCTGACTTATCTCGACGCGGACTCCAACGTGATTCGAACCGCCGAGTTGCTGCATGTCCACCGCAACACCGTGCGGCAGCGGCTCGATCGTCTCTCCGCGTTGCTCGGGCCCGATTGGAACCGGTCGCCTCGCCGTCTGGAGACTCACCTGGCGCTGCAGGTGCTGTCCGCCCGCGATTCGCGGGGCACGGCCCGGCGCTGACGGGCGCCTCAGCCGGCCGGTCAGAGGCGCCCGAGCAGTTCCTTCCAGTCCGCTTTCCAGTCGGCGACGTGGTCCGGGGCAGCGATCCGCTCGTGCGTGGCGGTGACGGTCACCCTGTCCGCGCCCTTGTCCTCGAAGGCGACCGCGACGCGGGTCCCGTCCGTCAGGCCAACCCGCCAGTAGGACCGTTTCCCCGTGTCGTTCGCGCGGGCGTCCCCCTCGAGTGCGACGCCGCCGACCCCGCCGTGCGCGGCGAGCTGGTCCAGAAGCACCTCTGCCCAGGCGCGGGCGACGTCCTCGCGGCGGCCCTCAACCGTCCGGCTGACCGACGCCTCGAACGTGCCGTCGGGCCGCTGCCCGGGCAGCCGGCGCCCGATGTGCTGCTCGTAGGCAACGGCGACGGACTGCGCCCACCACCCGTTGTTGCCGCCCTCGACGTCGAGATTCCGCTGGGCGATCACGGCGATCCCGCCGTGGTCCAGTTCTCGCGCTCCGGCGTCGTCGAGCAGCGCGACCCACGCCTCCCAGCTCCGGTCCGTGACCTTCTCGATGGCGGACACATTCGACGGCTTCACCATGTCCACAGCCTACGACAGCCCGTCCTCCCCGGGGAGGGGTGAACCTTCGGGCGACCCGCTACTCCTCGACCTCGAGCGGCGCGTCCCACGCGCGCAGCTCGGCGTCCTCCCACGAGCCGTACGTGGCGTTCGGCAGCACGATCCAGTCGTTGCCGAACCGGTCGGCGTGCTCCTCGACGAGCGCGCGCTGGGTCTCCAGATCCGCGCCGGCGAAGGACGCGTCGAAGTCGTGCAGGGTGTCGCCGAGCTGCATGATCACCTCGTGCTCCGCCTGCACGGCGGCGCGCCGTTCCTCCTTCGGCGGACCCAGCAGCAGGACCCGGTCGTCCTCGACCTGCGGCAGCTCCAGCTTCTCGAGCATCGCGACGGTGTCGCCGTGGTTCTCCTCGGTGCGATCGGAGACGTAGTAGACACTGACCCCGAGCTCGTCGGCCCGCTCGAAGAACGCCAGCGCGCCGGGGATCAGGGTCGCCTCGCCCTCGCGCTCCCAGTGGTCCCACGTGTCCCACACGCTGTAGTCGTGGCATTCGGCGACGTCGCGGGCGAGCAGCTCAGTGTTGTCCACCGCCGTCTCGTCGAGGTCCGTGATGATCGCGAGATCGGCGCCCTCGTCAGCCTCCGCGACGAGTTCCTCCAGCCGCTGCTCCGCGAAACGATAGACCTGCCCCTGCAGCGCCCTGGCCTCCGCGCTCTGCTGCTGCCAGCGCAGGCCCATCGCGTGCTCGACGACGTCGCACTCGTCAGCCGCCGGCGCCTCGCCCTCGTCCCCGGCGGGAGCGCATCCCGCGAGGGCGAGGGCGGCGAGCGCGATGGTCCCGATCGTGATCTTCCTGATGTTCATCATCCTCCAGTGAGTCATTCGAATTCTCGTCGAACCATCAGATCACGCCCAGGTTCCGCGCACTAGAGGTCTAGTTCGCGAAAGTGTCCAGCAGTTTGCCCTGCGCGCTCCAGAGGCCGAGGGAGTCGCCGCCGTTGTTCAGCACCGCTCCCCCGCCGTTGTAGTAGGCG
Encoded here:
- a CDS encoding 5'-nucleotidase, lipoprotein e(P4) family; translated protein: MTHWRMMNIRKITIGTIALAALALAGCAPAGDEGEAPAADECDVVEHAMGLRWQQQSAEARALQGQVYRFAEQRLEELVAEADEGADLAIITDLDETAVDNTELLARDVAECHDYSVWDTWDHWEREGEATLIPGALAFFERADELGVSVYYVSDRTEENHGDTVAMLEKLELPQVEDDRVLLLGPPKEERRAAVQAEHEVIMQLGDTLHDFDASFAGADLETQRALVEEHADRFGNDWIVLPNATYGSWEDAELRAWDAPLEVEE
- a CDS encoding helix-turn-helix domain-containing protein, translating into MSDMHGRSQERLLRALLDTAADFTALQDVEDVLQAIVRRTRALTGTDMTYVSLNDPDRRETSIRQSDGVATAAYRTLKMPLGTGILGQIATGLAPYQSADYLEDQDLKHVPRVDEIVRAEGVRAIMGVPLTIHGRVIGALVVAERHSRRFTTEEIDLVDSIGTHAAVALDNSMRFEATERLTRELEARQRQMTVDIEHLQSVRDLDRELMDVVMVSPDVQELLCVGAAALGRELRVVSTDGIEVSAAPDGRTSSSVGSGDPEAVVPLRAGADEIGHLVSPGPASEADLLLLERVAVHAALALLFSRAAEDADLRRQSELIDDLLSQRNLPREHVERRMRRWGLDPSKPVHVVMLTPPLEDRRPCLRALRGASARSVAIDHGSHICLVTTDAGWEPAVRRVFDDHRWRLQAGAAATVAGPDGLPDTHRTAELALGTLVNLDRGGVAEGTDLGFLGALLDLDQRGDLPRPLTSSVSPLVDYDRRRGTDLVRTALTYLDADSNVIRTAELLHVHRNTVRQRLDRLSALLGPDWNRSPRRLETHLALQVLSARDSRGTARR